A stretch of the Sulfuritortus calidifontis genome encodes the following:
- the hprK gene encoding HPr(Ser) kinase/phosphatase — translation MDSLSPFITVDQLYELAREQVPLDWVAGRAGGGRKLTSDSVEKSAFALIGYFNLVHPNRIQILGNAEMGYLRSLPTDGQALAINNLLASELAVVVVANGEQPPPTLLSMAEERQIPVFVSPESSTYLMRILSHVISQALAVSVTLHGVFLEVAGLGVLITGAAATGKSELALELISRGHRLVADDILEVYAVSPDTLEGRCPELLRGFMEVRGLGVLDIRRLFGEAAVKFKKNLKLIVHLTPAEQWQDVDRLAIQSGSETILGVEIPKVSIPLAVGRNLAVLVEVAVRNHILRQHGINSTEEFVNLQHQAMQGGEG, via the coding sequence ATGGACAGCCTGAGCCCGTTCATCACCGTCGATCAACTGTACGAGCTGGCCCGGGAGCAGGTGCCGCTCGACTGGGTTGCCGGCCGCGCGGGTGGTGGGCGCAAACTGACCTCGGACTCGGTGGAGAAATCCGCCTTCGCCCTGATCGGCTATTTCAACCTGGTCCATCCCAATCGCATCCAGATCCTCGGCAATGCCGAGATGGGCTATTTGCGCAGCCTGCCGACCGACGGCCAGGCGCTGGCGATCAACAACCTGCTTGCCAGCGAACTGGCGGTGGTGGTGGTGGCCAACGGCGAGCAACCGCCGCCGACCCTGCTGAGCATGGCCGAGGAGCGGCAGATTCCGGTCTTCGTCTCCCCGGAGTCGAGCACCTACCTGATGCGCATCCTGTCGCATGTGATCAGCCAGGCCCTGGCCGTCTCGGTCACCCTGCACGGCGTCTTCCTCGAGGTCGCCGGTCTCGGCGTGCTGATCACCGGCGCCGCCGCCACCGGCAAGAGCGAACTGGCGCTGGAACTGATCAGCCGCGGCCACCGCCTGGTGGCCGACGACATCCTCGAGGTTTATGCCGTCTCCCCCGACACCCTGGAGGGCCGCTGCCCGGAACTGCTGCGCGGCTTCATGGAGGTGCGCGGCCTGGGCGTGCTCGATATCCGTCGGCTGTTTGGCGAGGCGGCGGTCAAATTCAAGAAGAACCTCAAACTCATCGTCCATCTCACCCCGGCCGAGCAATGGCAGGACGTCGACCGCCTGGCCATCCAGTCCGGCAGCGAGACCATCCTCGGCGTGGAAATCCCCAAGGTGAGCATCCCCCTGGCGGTGGGCCGCAACCTGGCGGTGCTGGTCGAGGTGGCGGTGCGCAACCACATCCTCCGCCAGCACGGCATCAACAGCACCGAGGAATTCGTCAATCTCCAGCACCAGGCCATGCAGGGCGGAGAGGGCTGA
- a CDS encoding KpsF/GutQ family sugar-phosphate isomerase has product MTSPANTSEQILAIARRTLEIEASAVTALGARLDGAFVSAVQMILDCRGRVVVSGMGKSGHIGSKIAASLASTGTPAFFVHPAEASHGDLGMITGDDVVIALSNSGESAELVAIVPLIKRRGAKLIGMTGNPASTLGREADLHLDASVATEACPHNLAPTASTTAALALGDALVVALLSARGFTAEDFARTHPGGSLGRRLLVHVRDLMHSGEALPVVPPTASLKEALLEMTRKGLGMTAVVDADGRLAGVFTDGDLRRCLDRGLDLQGSGIAELMTRNPFTVAQDALAAEAVRLMEERKINGVLAVDGEGRLVGALNMHDLLRAGVV; this is encoded by the coding sequence ATGACATCGCCAGCCAATACTTCAGAACAGATCCTCGCGATCGCCCGCCGCACCCTGGAAATCGAGGCCTCGGCCGTCACCGCCCTGGGTGCCCGGCTCGATGGTGCCTTCGTCTCCGCGGTGCAGATGATCCTGGATTGCCGTGGCCGCGTGGTGGTCAGCGGCATGGGCAAGTCCGGCCACATCGGCAGCAAGATCGCCGCTTCGCTCGCCAGTACCGGCACCCCGGCCTTCTTCGTCCATCCGGCCGAGGCCAGTCACGGCGACCTGGGCATGATCACCGGCGACGATGTGGTGATCGCCCTGTCCAATTCCGGCGAGAGCGCGGAGCTGGTGGCCATCGTGCCCCTGATCAAGCGGCGCGGCGCCAAGCTGATCGGCATGACCGGCAATCCCGCTTCGACCCTGGGCCGCGAAGCCGACCTGCACCTGGATGCCAGCGTGGCGACCGAGGCCTGCCCGCACAATCTGGCGCCGACCGCCAGCACCACCGCGGCCCTGGCCCTGGGCGACGCCTTGGTGGTGGCGCTGCTCTCGGCCCGTGGCTTCACCGCCGAGGATTTTGCCCGCACCCACCCGGGCGGCTCGCTCGGCCGGCGCCTGCTGGTCCATGTCCGTGACCTCATGCACAGCGGCGAGGCCCTGCCGGTGGTGCCGCCGACCGCGAGCCTGAAGGAGGCGTTGCTGGAGATGACCCGCAAGGGCCTGGGCATGACCGCCGTGGTCGACGCCGACGGCCGCCTGGCCGGCGTGTTCACCGACGGCGACCTGCGCCGTTGCCTCGACCGCGGCCTGGACCTGCAGGGCAGCGGCATCGCCGAGCTGATGACGCGCAATCCCTTCACCGTGGCGCAGGACGCCCTGGCCGCCGAGGCCGTGCGCCTTATGGAGGAGCGCAAGATCAACGGTGTGCTCGCGGTCGATGGCGAGGGCCGTTTGGTCGGCGCCTTGAACATGCACGATTTATTGAGGGCCGGGGTGGTATGA
- the rapZ gene encoding RNase adapter RapZ, with translation MRLVVITGLSGSGKSVALKVLEDAGFYCIDNLPAMLLPEVVGYLEQQGCQDAAVSIDARSGDCLERLPEQLDRLQARLDLRVLFLDATDSELVRRFSETRRRHPLSTGERSLEECIREERELLARLAALSHRLDTSELTANALRAWVKDWLNLGGANFTLVFESFGFKHGIPLDADLVFDVRCLPNPHYDPELRPFTGKDAPVIDFLQAQPEVGAMLADIRAYLEKWLPAYIRDNRAYFTVALGCTGGQHRSVYFAETLAEHFRASQQVLVRHRGLA, from the coding sequence GTGCGTCTGGTCGTCATCACCGGCTTGTCCGGCTCCGGCAAGAGCGTCGCACTCAAGGTGCTGGAGGATGCCGGCTTCTATTGCATCGACAATCTGCCGGCCATGCTGCTGCCGGAAGTGGTAGGCTACCTGGAGCAGCAGGGCTGCCAGGACGCCGCGGTCAGCATCGACGCCCGCAGCGGCGACTGCCTGGAGCGTCTGCCCGAGCAATTGGACCGGCTGCAGGCGCGGCTCGACCTGCGCGTGCTGTTCCTCGATGCCACCGACAGCGAACTGGTCCGGCGTTTTTCCGAGACCCGGCGCCGGCATCCCTTGAGCACCGGTGAGCGCTCGCTGGAGGAATGCATCCGCGAGGAACGGGAATTGCTGGCCAGGCTGGCGGCCCTGTCGCATCGGCTCGATACCAGCGAGCTCACGGCCAACGCCCTGCGTGCCTGGGTGAAGGACTGGCTGAACCTGGGCGGCGCCAACTTCACCTTGGTCTTCGAGTCGTTCGGCTTCAAGCATGGCATTCCGCTCGACGCCGATCTGGTGTTCGATGTCCGCTGTCTGCCCAATCCGCATTACGACCCCGAGCTGCGTCCCTTCACCGGCAAGGATGCGCCGGTGATCGACTTCCTTCAGGCCCAGCCCGAGGTGGGCGCCATGCTGGCCGACATCCGGGCCTATCTGGAGAAGTGGCTGCCGGCCTATATCCGCGACAACCGCGCCTATTTCACCGTGGCCCTGGGCTGTACTGGCGGCCAGCACCGCTCGGTCTATTTCGCCGAGACCCTGGCCGAGCATTTCCGCGCCAGCCAGCAGGTGCTGGTGCGGCATCGGGGGTTGGCCTGA
- the lptB gene encoding LPS export ABC transporter ATP-binding protein: MSCLRAEGLRKRYKSREVVRDVSFEVNSGEVVGLLGPNGAGKTTCFYMVVGLVRADGGRIALDDAELTHLPVYQRARKGLSYLPQEASIFRKLTVADNIAAVLELRGYDEGRVREHLEYLLEDLHITHLRDAQAVSLSGGERRRVEIARALALQPRFILLDEPFAGIDPISVLDIQKIIRFLTEREIGVLITDHNVRETLGICDRAYIINEGCVLAAGGPDEIIYNDEVRKVYLGEHFRL; the protein is encoded by the coding sequence ATGAGCTGCCTGCGGGCAGAGGGTCTGCGCAAGCGCTACAAGTCACGCGAGGTCGTGCGCGACGTCTCGTTCGAGGTGAACAGCGGCGAGGTGGTGGGCCTGCTCGGTCCCAACGGCGCCGGCAAGACCACCTGCTTCTACATGGTGGTCGGCCTGGTCCGGGCCGACGGCGGCAGGATCGCGCTGGATGATGCCGAACTGACCCACCTGCCGGTCTACCAGCGCGCCCGCAAGGGCCTGAGCTACCTGCCGCAGGAGGCCTCGATCTTCCGCAAGCTCACGGTGGCCGACAACATCGCCGCCGTGCTCGAGCTGCGCGGCTATGACGAAGGTCGGGTGCGCGAGCACCTGGAATACCTGCTGGAAGACCTGCATATCACCCATCTGCGCGATGCCCAGGCAGTTAGCCTGTCGGGCGGCGAGCGCCGGCGGGTGGAGATCGCCCGCGCCCTGGCCCTGCAGCCGCGCTTCATCCTGCTCGACGAGCCCTTCGCCGGTATCGACCCGATCTCGGTGCTCGACATCCAGAAGATCATCCGCTTCCTCACCGAGCGCGAGATCGGCGTGCTGATCACCGACCACAACGTGCGCGAGACCCTGGGCATCTGCGACCGGGCCTACATCATCAACGAGGGTTGCGTCCTGGCCGCCGGTGGCCCGGACGAGATCATTTATAATGACGAGGTCAGGAAGGTCTACCTCGGTGAACACTTCCGCCTCTAA
- a CDS encoding RNA polymerase factor sigma-54, which translates to MKQSLQLRLNQQLTLTPQLQQSIRLLQLSTLELQQEISQALQDNPMLERADVSEGEGGDYETTEPAPESGGLESEEVYAELAWGDRSVAGPGSGEDDDELGFQQPDASQAGLRQHLLDQLSLTPVAERDRRLVALLIDALDEDGYLTVSLEELAEMLPEDAEYDLVELEAALKLLQSFDPVGVGARDLAECLCLQLATLPPETPWLAEARRLAREGLKMLAEHEYGKLKKWLGIALDADFQAVRALITGLNPRPGARYAEVSAQYVVPDVLVRKLRGQWQASLNPAAMPKLRINEMYAGILRQNRAGGSLQTQLQEARWLIKNVQQRFETILRVAQAIVERQRLFFEHGPTAMRPLVLREIAEQLDLHESTVSRVTSQKYMLTPRGLFEFKYFFCSSLGTEEGGATSSTAIKALIKQAIEAENRGQPLSDSAISTMLGKQGYVVARRTVAKYREQMQIPPANQRKSI; encoded by the coding sequence GTGAAGCAAAGCCTTCAACTCCGACTCAACCAGCAGCTTACGCTGACGCCGCAATTGCAGCAGTCGATCCGCCTGCTGCAGCTGTCGACGCTGGAATTGCAACAGGAAATCAGCCAGGCTTTGCAGGACAACCCCATGCTGGAGCGGGCCGATGTCAGCGAGGGGGAGGGCGGTGATTACGAGACCACGGAGCCTGCGCCGGAGTCGGGTGGTCTGGAGTCGGAAGAGGTCTATGCCGAATTGGCCTGGGGCGACCGCAGCGTGGCTGGGCCCGGCAGCGGCGAGGACGACGACGAACTCGGTTTTCAGCAGCCCGATGCCAGCCAGGCCGGCCTGCGCCAGCACCTACTCGACCAGCTCTCGCTCACGCCCGTCGCCGAGCGCGACCGCCGGCTGGTCGCCCTGCTGATCGATGCCCTCGACGAGGACGGCTACCTCACCGTCAGCCTGGAAGAACTGGCCGAGATGCTGCCCGAGGACGCGGAATATGACCTGGTCGAACTCGAAGCGGCGCTGAAACTGCTGCAAAGCTTCGATCCGGTCGGGGTCGGCGCCCGCGACCTGGCCGAATGCCTGTGCCTGCAACTGGCCACCCTGCCGCCGGAGACCCCCTGGCTGGCCGAGGCCAGGCGCTTGGCGCGCGAAGGCCTGAAGATGCTGGCCGAACACGAATACGGCAAGCTGAAGAAATGGCTGGGCATTGCCCTCGATGCCGACTTCCAGGCGGTGCGGGCGTTGATCACTGGCCTGAACCCGCGGCCGGGCGCCCGCTACGCCGAGGTCAGCGCGCAATACGTGGTGCCCGACGTGCTGGTGCGCAAGCTGCGCGGCCAGTGGCAGGCCAGCCTCAATCCGGCCGCCATGCCCAAGCTGCGCATCAACGAGATGTACGCCGGCATTCTGCGCCAGAACCGCGCCGGCGGCAGCCTGCAGACCCAGCTGCAGGAGGCGCGCTGGCTGATCAAGAACGTGCAGCAGCGGTTCGAGACCATCCTGCGCGTGGCCCAGGCCATCGTCGAGCGCCAGCGCCTGTTCTTCGAGCATGGGCCGACCGCCATGCGGCCCCTGGTGCTGCGCGAGATCGCCGAGCAGCTCGACCTGCACGAATCGACGGTCTCGCGGGTGACCAGCCAGAAATACATGCTCACCCCGCGTGGCCTGTTCGAATTCAAGTATTTCTTCTGCAGCTCGCTGGGCACGGAAGAGGGCGGCGCCACCTCCAGCACGGCGATCAAGGCCTTGATCAAACAGGCGATCGAGGCGGAGAATCGCGGCCAGCCGCTGTCCGACAGTGCCATATCGACTATGCTGGGTAAGCAGGGTTATGTTGTCGCCCGCCGCACCGTTGCCAAATATCGCGAACAGATGCAAATTCCGCCGGCCAACCAGCGCAAGTCGATATGA
- a CDS encoding KdsC family phosphatase, with protein sequence MSEQELIERAQQIKMLIFDVDGVLTDGSLFYGDDGQEYKAFHSRDGHGIKMLKASGVEAGILTGRTSNVVLHRAKNLGITHIFQGADDKLAVYERLLAQTGLKPEETGYMGDDLVDLPVLKRCGLAFSVPEAHELVAGQVHYITRAHAGRGAAREVCELIMRAQGTWAAQMAHYDR encoded by the coding sequence ATGAGCGAGCAGGAACTCATCGAGCGGGCCCAGCAGATCAAGATGCTGATCTTCGACGTCGACGGCGTGCTCACCGACGGCAGCCTGTTCTACGGCGACGACGGTCAGGAATACAAGGCCTTCCATTCCCGCGACGGCCATGGCATCAAGATGCTCAAGGCCTCCGGGGTCGAGGCGGGCATCCTCACCGGCCGCACCTCCAACGTCGTGTTGCATCGGGCCAAGAACCTCGGCATCACCCACATCTTCCAGGGCGCCGACGACAAGCTGGCCGTCTATGAGCGGCTGCTCGCCCAGACCGGGCTCAAGCCGGAGGAGACCGGCTACATGGGCGATGATCTGGTCGACCTGCCGGTGCTCAAGCGTTGCGGCCTGGCCTTTAGCGTGCCCGAGGCGCATGAACTGGTGGCCGGCCAGGTGCATTACATCACCCGGGCCCATGCCGGACGCGGTGCCGCCCGCGAGGTGTGCGAACTGATCATGCGCGCCCAGGGCACCTGGGCGGCGCAGATGGCGCACTACGACCGATGA
- a CDS encoding NusG domain II-containing protein → MAGVKRSGRSQVAQWIYPGDWLLLAGGFALVAGLALHAPAPADRVLIKQAGRTFAEASLRLNRIIAVPGPLGTTEVEIRDGRVRVKADPGPRQLCVNQGWLKAGEAAICLPNRVSVELGRAAYDSLNY, encoded by the coding sequence GTGGCCGGCGTTAAGCGCAGCGGCCGTAGCCAAGTGGCGCAATGGATTTATCCGGGCGATTGGCTGCTGCTGGCCGGTGGTTTCGCCTTGGTGGCGGGGCTGGCCCTGCACGCCCCGGCGCCGGCCGATCGGGTGCTGATCAAGCAGGCCGGCCGCACCTTTGCCGAGGCCAGCCTGCGCCTGAACCGGATCATCGCCGTGCCGGGCCCGCTGGGCACGACCGAGGTGGAGATTCGCGACGGCCGGGTACGGGTCAAGGCCGACCCCGGCCCGCGCCAGTTGTGCGTCAATCAAGGCTGGCTCAAGGCGGGCGAGGCGGCGATCTGCCTGCCCAACCGGGTGAGCGTGGAGCTGGGCAGGGCGGCCTATGACAGCCTCAATTATTGA
- the ptsN gene encoding PTS IIA-like nitrogen regulatory protein PtsN, whose amino-acid sequence MNLISPLLKPENVLAGLEAGSRKRLFEEAGRLFQISYGVPANEVFESLQSREKLGSTALGYGIAIPHGRIKGLKDTACAFIRLKAPIDFDAPDGMPVDLVFVLLAPAAATDLHLQILGELAQMFSEKTMRDQLRAAPDAAALHRLVSEWTA is encoded by the coding sequence ATGAACCTGATCAGCCCTTTACTGAAACCGGAAAACGTCCTGGCCGGCCTTGAGGCAGGTAGCCGCAAGCGCCTGTTCGAGGAGGCGGGCCGTCTGTTCCAGATCAGCTACGGGGTGCCGGCGAACGAGGTATTCGAGAGCCTGCAGTCTCGTGAGAAGCTGGGCTCGACCGCTTTGGGTTACGGCATCGCCATTCCCCATGGCCGGATCAAGGGTTTGAAGGACACCGCCTGCGCCTTCATCCGCCTGAAGGCGCCGATCGACTTCGACGCCCCGGACGGCATGCCGGTCGACCTGGTCTTCGTCCTGCTGGCCCCGGCGGCGGCCACCGACCTGCACCTACAGATACTGGGCGAGCTGGCGCAGATGTTCAGCGAGAAGACCATGCGCGATCAGTTGCGTGCCGCGCCGGATGCCGCCGCCCTGCACCGCCTGGTCAGTGAATGGACAGCCTGA
- a CDS encoding flavin prenyltransferase UbiX, producing MSHKRIALAWTGASGMAYGLRLLECLLRAGCRVELLVSSAARIVARQELDLVLPSDTAELAAQLSARFAGHAGELVAYGKEEWFAPLASGSNPADAMIVCPCTMGTLAAIAQGLADNLIERAADVMLKEKRPLILVPRETPFSLIHLRNMTRLAEAGATLLPANPGFYHRPASVEAVVDFVVARVLDQAGVPHSLMQRWGEPGAEG from the coding sequence ATGAGTCACAAGCGTATCGCCCTGGCCTGGACCGGCGCCTCGGGCATGGCCTATGGCCTGCGTCTGCTCGAATGCCTGTTGCGGGCCGGTTGCCGGGTGGAACTGCTGGTTTCGTCGGCGGCGCGCATCGTCGCCCGGCAGGAACTCGATCTCGTGCTGCCCAGCGACACGGCCGAACTCGCTGCCCAGTTGAGCGCACGCTTCGCCGGCCACGCGGGCGAGCTGGTCGCCTATGGCAAGGAGGAGTGGTTTGCCCCGCTCGCCTCCGGCTCGAACCCGGCCGACGCCATGATCGTCTGCCCCTGCACCATGGGCACGCTGGCGGCCATCGCCCAGGGCCTGGCCGACAACCTGATCGAGCGCGCGGCCGATGTGATGCTGAAAGAGAAGCGGCCCTTGATCCTGGTGCCGCGCGAGACGCCGTTCTCGCTCATCCATCTGCGCAACATGACCCGGCTGGCCGAGGCCGGCGCCACCCTGCTACCGGCCAATCCCGGCTTCTATCATCGGCCGGCTTCGGTCGAAGCGGTGGTCGACTTCGTCGTCGCCCGGGTGCTGGATCAGGCCGGCGTGCCGCACAGCTTGATGCAACGCTGGGGCGAGCCCGGCGCGGAAGGCTGA
- the lptC gene encoding LPS export ABC transporter periplasmic protein LptC, producing MTGQRLVAWTPLVVAAVLAALTFWLDRVVQVVQFVDSRGFGHDPDYIIENFKATAFDMKGQPRHQLEARRMTHYMDDDTTRLDSPLFTQVAAGRPPVSVRSQRALVTPDGDHIYFLDDVHMVRAATSGRGPVELTTQYLHVTPDAHRMQTDRAVTVRQAGSNIQAGSMVAEGEDPIIRFGGKVRSVYEKRG from the coding sequence ATGACCGGCCAGCGCCTGGTCGCTTGGACCCCTCTGGTTGTGGCCGCCGTGCTGGCGGCGTTGACCTTCTGGCTCGACCGGGTGGTCCAGGTGGTGCAATTCGTCGACAGCCGGGGCTTCGGCCACGACCCGGACTACATCATCGAGAACTTCAAGGCGACCGCCTTCGACATGAAGGGTCAGCCGCGACACCAGCTCGAGGCCCGGCGCATGACCCATTACATGGACGACGACACCACCCGATTGGACAGCCCCCTGTTCACCCAGGTCGCGGCCGGTCGGCCGCCGGTCAGCGTGCGCTCGCAGCGCGCCCTGGTCACGCCCGACGGCGATCACATCTATTTCCTCGACGACGTCCACATGGTGCGGGCGGCGACCTCCGGGCGCGGGCCGGTGGAATTGACCACGCAGTATCTGCACGTCACGCCCGACGCCCACCGCATGCAGACCGACCGCGCGGTGACGGTGCGCCAGGCCGGCTCGAATATCCAGGCCGGATCCATGGTGGCCGAGGGCGAGGATCCGATCATCCGCTTCGGCGGGAAAGTGAGAAGCGTCTATGAAAAACGCGGCTGA
- the lptA gene encoding lipopolysaccharide transport periplasmic protein LptA codes for MKNAAERIVSLCLCGALALLAALPARAEKADRDKPVHVESDTLKVDDAKQTAVYEGNVVLTQGTLLLTADRLDVRQDEQGFTSGEAHGLTKPVYFRQKQEARDQYVEGVGKRIDYDAVTDIVKLIGNARLKRGDEEVRGNLIIYDAKAETYRAVGNEPTSGPGRVRAVIKPKRKEAGTAPAQPVGAKP; via the coding sequence ATGAAAAACGCGGCTGAGCGCATTGTTTCCCTGTGTCTGTGCGGTGCGCTGGCCCTGCTGGCCGCGCTGCCGGCGCGGGCGGAGAAGGCGGACCGGGACAAGCCAGTCCATGTCGAATCGGACACCCTGAAGGTGGACGACGCCAAGCAGACGGCGGTCTACGAGGGTAACGTGGTGCTGACCCAGGGCACGCTGCTGCTCACCGCCGACCGGCTCGACGTCCGCCAGGACGAGCAGGGCTTCACCTCGGGCGAGGCCCACGGCCTGACCAAGCCGGTTTATTTTCGCCAGAAGCAGGAGGCGCGCGACCAGTATGTCGAGGGTGTGGGCAAGCGCATCGATTACGATGCGGTCACCGACATCGTCAAGCTGATCGGCAATGCCCGACTCAAGCGCGGCGACGAGGAGGTGCGCGGCAATCTGATCATCTACGACGCCAAGGCCGAGACCTATCGCGCGGTCGGCAATGAGCCGACCAGCGGCCCGGGCCGGGTGCGCGCGGTGATCAAGCCCAAGCGCAAGGAGGCCGGCACCGCTCCGGCCCAGCCGGTGGGGGCCAAGCCATGA
- a CDS encoding Gx transporter family protein, whose protein sequence is MTASIIELKASLEDRRIAALAAAGIGLTLAEAAIPLPIPGIKPGLANIVTLLVLYRYGWRLAAWVSLLRIVAGALFLGTFLTPTFALSLAGGLASLAVLALAARLPPAWFGPVGLSLLAAFGHIGTQLLLVDVWLMPGVSLIGLLPLFLGAAWLTGLINGLIVARMMPMSPIEYRRESTA, encoded by the coding sequence ATGACAGCCTCAATTATTGAACTGAAGGCCAGCCTCGAGGACCGCCGCATCGCCGCGTTGGCGGCGGCCGGCATCGGCCTCACCCTGGCCGAGGCGGCCATCCCGCTGCCCATCCCCGGCATCAAGCCGGGCCTGGCCAACATCGTCACCCTGCTGGTGCTCTATCGCTATGGCTGGCGGCTGGCGGCCTGGGTCTCGCTCCTGCGCATCGTTGCCGGCGCCCTGTTCCTCGGCACCTTTCTCACGCCCACCTTCGCCTTGAGCCTGGCCGGCGGCCTGGCCAGTCTGGCCGTGCTCGCCCTCGCCGCGCGCCTGCCCCCGGCCTGGTTCGGCCCGGTCGGCCTGTCGCTGCTGGCGGCCTTCGGTCACATCGGCACGCAGCTGCTGCTGGTCGATGTCTGGCTGATGCCGGGTGTGAGCCTGATCGGCCTGCTGCCGCTGTTTCTCGGCGCGGCCTGGTTGACCGGCCTGATCAACGGCCTCATCGTTGCCCGCATGATGCCAATGTCGCCAATCGAATACCGCCGGGAGTCGACAGCATGA